A section of the Primulina eburnea isolate SZY01 chromosome 1, ASM2296580v1, whole genome shotgun sequence genome encodes:
- the LOC140837880 gene encoding uncharacterized protein codes for MAKTLVLPIVFVLTLLSICFTFSESAAAAPFIVAHKRVSQKKLSQNMERVSVSIDIYNSGSDTAYDVTLTDDSWAQEVFDIVTGNTSKSWERLDTGALVSHSFELLSSVKTVYYGAPALITYRIPTKSKLQEAYSTPILPLKILSEEASETKINLVSFFYLYYGHKSNFCVLIFITLLYICFCHPY; via the exons ATGGCGAAAACCCTTGTTTTGCCGATCGTTTTCGTGTTGACTCTACTTTCCATTTGTTTTACCTTCTCGGAATCGGCGGCGGCGGCTCCATTTATTGTTGCCCACAAGAGAGTTTCTCAGAAAAAGCTTAGTCAGAACATGGAACGTGTTTCCGTCTCCATCGATATTTACAACAGTGGATCCGA CACAGCCTATGATGTAACCCTCACTGATGATAGTTGGGCTCAAGAGGTTTTTGACATTGTGACTGGAAACACTTCGAAATCTTGGGAAAGACTTGATAC TGGTGCCCTTGTGTCACATTCATTTGAGTTGCTGTCTAGTGTGAAAACTGTTTACTATGGCGCACCTGCTTTGATCACTTATAGAATTCCCACGAAGTCTAAGCTACAG GAAGCTTACTCAACCCCTATTCTGCCGCTGAAAATTCTTTCAGAAGAAGCATCAGAGACAAAAATTAATCTTGTAAGTTTTTTTTACTTATATTACGGACATAAAAGCAACTTttgtgttttgatatttataacACTTCTTTATATTTGCTTCTGCCATCCTTACTGA